One window from the genome of Pseudomonadota bacterium encodes:
- a CDS encoding chemotaxis protein CheW: MFDAVETTEEVVEDQAHEQLVFRVADMLLAIPVLQVREIFDRTPLLSLPQAPPEVLGMIDVRSRSIAVIDFSQKLGHGPMEAHEGSRIVVLECNALSPDEDDDAEGSPDDAQLLAILTDGVVGVTALEQADDQHLPTVGERWDATCMTNLGRLPTGEVVIRLDLEVMFGGDDYRVFSARA, translated from the coding sequence ATGTTCGATGCTGTCGAAACCACCGAAGAAGTCGTCGAGGATCAGGCCCACGAGCAACTCGTGTTCCGGGTTGCCGACATGTTGCTGGCCATCCCGGTCCTTCAGGTGCGGGAGATCTTCGATCGTACGCCGCTCCTGAGCCTGCCCCAGGCACCGCCCGAGGTGCTGGGCATGATCGACGTGCGCTCGCGCTCCATCGCCGTGATCGACTTCTCTCAGAAGCTGGGCCATGGGCCGATGGAGGCGCACGAAGGCAGCCGCATCGTGGTCCTAGAGTGCAACGCCCTGAGCCCGGATGAGGACGACGACGCTGAGGGCAGCCCGGATGATGCGCAGCTGCTCGCCATCCTCACCGACGGCGTGGTAGGGGTTACGGCCCTCGAGCAGGCGGACGACCAGCACCTCCCCACGGTCGGCGAGCGCTGGGACGCCACCTGCATGACCAACCTCGGCCGTTTGCCAACGGGTGAGGTGGTGATTCGCCTGGATCTCGAGGTGATGTTCGGCGGCGACGACTACCGCGTGTTCTCGGCCAGGGCCTGA
- a CDS encoding EF-hand domain-containing protein: MRPHGNPRSLATLVAAAAIAIPALSTTVSAADVTNYLKKMDRNGDELITRDELAGAPALARHFSSADENGDGALNAEEFEQLLRRPTQEVPTPQ, from the coding sequence ATGCGACCCCACGGTAACCCGCGTTCCCTGGCTACCCTCGTCGCGGCAGCGGCGATCGCGATCCCGGCCCTGTCCACGACCGTGTCGGCGGCCGACGTGACGAATTACCTCAAGAAGATGGACCGCAACGGCGATGAGCTCATCACCCGGGACGAGCTCGCCGGCGCCCCCGCGCTCGCGCGCCACTTCTCCTCTGCGGATGAGAACGGCGACGGTGCCCTCAACGCGGAAGAGTTCGAGCAACTGCTGCGTCGACCGACCCAGGAAGTGCCGACGCCCCAGTAG
- a CDS encoding DUF1318 domain-containing protein has product MLSRSRAATLAFGALLSAFVVACVTINVYFPEAAAERAADRIIEEVWGPEAGAGNDQTYLAPQGADQTILAAWRERTAIEAQRAAIGLLDLVVPAANAQVSAADLDINTPEVRALTDSMNKRFRDLKPLFDAGAVGLTSDALIDIRDRNAVPLSQRSKLSQLVTAENGDRNRLYAAIAKANGHPEWEDGIRRTFADRWVARASGGWYYRTSSGEWRAK; this is encoded by the coding sequence ATGCTCTCTCGTTCCCGCGCCGCCACGCTGGCGTTCGGCGCCCTGCTCAGCGCCTTCGTGGTCGCCTGCGTCACCATCAACGTGTACTTCCCGGAGGCCGCCGCCGAGCGTGCCGCCGATCGCATCATCGAAGAGGTGTGGGGCCCTGAGGCCGGCGCTGGCAACGACCAGACCTACCTGGCGCCCCAAGGTGCCGACCAGACGATCCTCGCCGCCTGGCGCGAGCGAACCGCGATCGAGGCCCAGCGCGCGGCGATCGGGCTACTGGACCTCGTCGTCCCCGCCGCCAACGCCCAGGTGTCCGCGGCGGACCTCGACATCAACACCCCCGAGGTACGCGCCCTCACCGACTCGATGAACAAGCGCTTCCGCGATCTGAAACCGCTCTTCGATGCGGGCGCCGTCGGCCTCACCAGCGACGCCCTGATCGACATCCGCGACCGCAACGCCGTACCCCTCAGCCAGCGCAGCAAACTTTCCCAGCTGGTGACGGCGGAGAACGGCGACCGTAACCGCCTATACGCCGCCATCGCCAAGGCCAACGGCCACCCGGAGTGGGAGGACGGCATCCGACGCACCTTCGCCGATCGCTGGGTGGCCCGGGCGAGCGGCGGGTGGTACTACCGCACGTCTAGCGGGGAGTGGCGGGCCAAATAG
- a CDS encoding MFS transporter — MTRLRRALVMLILGASGGAIFLLPFLREVFYQPLADALALDNTESGMLMSVFGVTSMLAYLPGGWLADRWSPRWLMSAGLVITGGLGLWLATYPSYAVCLAIHGAWGVSIVLLFWASMMRMTRGWAGEDEQGRAFGWLESTRGVSEIALNSSALALFWVLGSSAGSLAGAITLLSTVVVLLGIACAVCLDDAAAGRAGVDAIGLKEFLVVWRMPTVWLIAVVVLTAYSAYWASFYFTPYAGDVFALSVGAAGAISVGRQWLKPLSAALAGMAADRFGVARTTTALFIVLTVSFGIFVVMPTGGGMLGFVLVNIALAAIAIFGLRGIYFALMEVGGVPQALTGTAVGVISVVGYTPDITMPLIGGWLLDRYPDGLGYRYYYALTAVLTAIGAFAAWRLGAWARKPQALAENTR, encoded by the coding sequence ATGACCCGTTTGCGTCGCGCCCTGGTCATGCTGATCCTCGGCGCCTCCGGCGGCGCCATCTTCCTCCTGCCGTTCCTGCGCGAGGTGTTCTACCAGCCCCTCGCCGACGCCCTCGCCCTCGACAACACCGAGTCCGGCATGCTCATGAGCGTGTTCGGCGTCACCTCCATGCTCGCCTACCTGCCCGGCGGCTGGCTGGCCGACCGCTGGTCCCCGCGCTGGCTCATGAGTGCGGGCCTGGTGATCACCGGGGGCTTGGGCCTCTGGCTCGCCACCTACCCGTCCTACGCCGTGTGCCTGGCGATCCACGGCGCCTGGGGCGTGAGCATCGTGTTGCTGTTCTGGGCCTCTATGATGCGCATGACGCGCGGCTGGGCCGGTGAGGACGAGCAGGGGCGTGCCTTCGGTTGGCTCGAGAGCACCCGTGGGGTGAGCGAGATCGCCCTGAACTCGTCGGCGCTCGCGCTGTTCTGGGTGCTGGGAAGCTCGGCCGGATCCCTGGCCGGAGCGATCACCCTGCTTTCCACGGTGGTGGTGTTGCTCGGCATCGCCTGTGCCGTGTGCCTGGACGATGCGGCGGCCGGGCGGGCCGGGGTGGACGCGATCGGCCTTAAGGAATTCCTGGTGGTGTGGCGCATGCCCACCGTGTGGCTCATCGCCGTGGTGGTGCTGACCGCCTACTCCGCCTATTGGGCATCGTTCTACTTCACACCGTATGCAGGCGATGTATTCGCCCTGTCCGTGGGCGCCGCGGGGGCGATCAGCGTGGGGCGTCAGTGGTTGAAGCCCCTGTCCGCAGCGCTGGCGGGGATGGCGGCAGACCGCTTCGGCGTCGCCCGCACCACGACGGCGCTCTTCATCGTGCTCACCGTGAGCTTCGGAATCTTCGTGGTGATGCCCACGGGCGGCGGGATGCTGGGCTTCGTGCTGGTGAACATCGCCCTGGCTGCCATCGCCATCTTCGGATTACGGGGGATCTACTTCGCCCTGATGGAGGTGGGCGGCGTGCCCCAAGCGCTCACGGGCACGGCTGTGGGCGTGATCTCCGTGGTGGGCTACACGCCCGATATCACGATGCCGCTGATCGGCGGGTGGCTATTGGATCGCTATCCGGACGGCTTAGGCTATCGCTACTACTATGCGTTGACGGCAGTGCTGACCGCGATAGGGGCGTTCGCGGCCTGGCGCCTCGGTGCCTGGGCCCGCAAGCCTCAGGCCCTGGCCGAGAACACGCGGTAG